One stretch of Pseudomonas fragi DNA includes these proteins:
- a CDS encoding carboxylate/amino acid/amine transporter — protein MGYLLFVTLIQAFSFSLIGEYLAGHVDSYFAVLVRVVLAGLVFIPLTRWRQVEPGFMRGMLLIGALQFGITYVCLYLSFRVLTVPEVLLFTILTPLHVTLIEDALNRRFNPWALVAALVAVAGAAVIRFDSISPDFFKGFLLLQLANFTYAAGQVLYRRLVARYPSDLPHYRRFGFFYLGALAVVLPAFLLFGKANFLPEAPLQWGVLVFLGLVSTALGLYWWNKGACLVSGGTLAVMNNLHVPVGLLLNLLIWNQHEPLGRLFIGGLVIVFAVWISRLDRRPVTV, from the coding sequence ATGGGCTATCTGTTATTTGTCACCCTGATCCAGGCGTTTTCCTTCAGTTTGATTGGCGAGTATCTGGCGGGGCACGTCGACAGTTACTTTGCAGTACTGGTGCGAGTGGTGCTGGCGGGGCTGGTGTTTATCCCGCTGACGCGCTGGCGTCAGGTCGAACCCGGCTTCATGCGCGGCATGTTATTGATCGGGGCGCTGCAGTTCGGCATTACCTACGTCTGCCTGTACTTGAGTTTTCGGGTGCTTACGGTGCCGGAGGTGTTGTTGTTCACCATTCTGACACCGCTGCATGTGACCCTGATCGAGGATGCCCTTAACCGTCGGTTCAACCCCTGGGCCCTGGTCGCCGCGCTGGTGGCCGTGGCGGGTGCTGCAGTGATTCGGTTTGACAGTATCAGCCCGGATTTCTTCAAAGGTTTTCTGCTGCTGCAACTGGCCAACTTCACCTATGCCGCCGGGCAGGTCTTGTACCGCCGTCTGGTGGCGCGCTACCCGAGCGACTTGCCCCATTACCGGCGGTTCGGTTTCTTTTACCTTGGCGCGCTGGCGGTGGTGCTGCCGGCATTCTTGTTGTTCGGCAAGGCCAACTTTCTGCCCGAGGCCCCTCTGCAGTGGGGGGTGCTGGTGTTTCTGGGCCTGGTGTCCACCGCGTTGGGGCTTTATTGGTGGAACAAGGGCGCCTGCCTGGTCAGCGGCGGCACTCTGGCGGTGATGAACAATTTGCATGTGCCGGTGGGCTTGCTGCTCAACCTTCTGATCTGGAACCAGCATGAACCGTTGGGACGACTGTTCATCGGTGGGCTGGTGATTGTGTTTGCTGTCTGGATCAGTCGCCTAGACCGCAGGCCCGTGACGGTCTAA